One Ferribacterium limneticum genomic window, CTGCCATGTGGGGCACCATGCGTGCCAACATCAACAACATGGTGACTGGTGTTTCCAAGGGTTTTGAGCGCAAGCTCCAGCTGGTCGGCGTGGGTTACCGCGCCCAGGCTCAGGGTGATGTCCTGAATCTGTCGTTGGGCTTTTCCCACCCCGTTGCGCACAAGATGCCGGCTGGAGTGAAGGTGGAGTGTCCGACCCAGACCGAAATCCTGATCAAGGGGGCCGACAAGCAACAGGTTGGCCAGGTCGCTGCCGAAGTTCGTGCATATCGCAAGCCGGAGCCCTACAAGGGCAAGGGAGTTCGATACTCGGACGAAGTGGTGGTTATCAAGGAAACCAAGAAGAAGTAAGGGTGGCATATGTTTAATAAGAAACAAGCGCGTCTGCGCCGTTCCCGCCAAACCCGGGCCAAAATCGCCGAACTCAAGGCTGTGCGTCTGTGCGTCAATCGCACGAACCAGCACATCTATGCCCAGATCATCTCGCCCTGTGGCGGTAAGGTCCTGGCTTCGGCTTCCACGCTGGACAAGGACGTTCGCAATGACGTCCCGAACGGCGGTAACAAGGCTGCTGCCACTTCGGTGGGCAAGCTGATTGCCGAGCGCGCCAAGGCCGCCGGCATTGAGCAAGTGGCTTTCGATCGTTCCGGTCTTCAGTACCACGGTCGGGTTCAGGCGCTGGCGGAAGCCGCGCGTGAAGCCGGTCTGAAGTTCTGATCGCTGCGAAAGGATAAGGTTAGAAAATGGCTAAACCTGAAAGAAACAAGAAGCCGCAGCAAGCTGAAGAGCGTGATGACGGCATGCGCGAAAAGATGGTCGCGGTCAATCGCGTTACCAAGGTGGTTAAGGGCGGTCGAATCCTCGGTTTCGCGGCCTTAACTGTTGTTGGTGATGGCGATGGCAGCATCGGCATGGGTAAGGGCAAGTCCCGCGAAGTGCCAGTTGCCGCTCAAAAAGCTATGGAAGAGGCACGTCGCAAGATGGCCAAGGTCAACCTGAAGAACGGCACCGTGCATCACACCGTTATGGGCCGTCACGGCGCAACTACCGTGATGATCCAGCCAGCTCCGGAAGGTACTGGCATCATCGCAGGTGGCGCCATGCGCGCGGTCTTCGAAGTTGTTGGCGTGACCAACGTGGTGGCCAAGGCTCATGGCTCGACCAATCCTTACAACATCGTGCGCGCCACCATCGACGGTTTGTCGAAGGTGAACACGCCGTCCGAGATTGCCGCCAAGCGTGGCCTCTCGATTGAACGGGTTCTGGGGTAAGCCATGGCTGACAAGAAAATCATAGTGAAGCTCGTCAAGAGCATCATCGGCACCAAGCAGGACCACCGCGCCACCGTGCGTGGTCTGGGGTTGCGCAAGCTGAACAGTACTTCTGAGCTAGTGGATACGCCGTCTGTGCGTGGCATGATCCAGAAGGTTCAGTATCTCGTCAAGGTTGAGGGTTAAGCCATGCGTCTGAATACCATCAAGCCGGGTGAAGGCTCCAAGAAGGCCGCCAAGCGCGTCGGTCGTGGCATCGGTTCGGGCCTCGGCAAGACCTGCGGTCGCGGCCATAAGGGTCAGAAGTCTCGCTCCGGCGGTTTCCACAAGGTGGGTTTCGAGGGCGGTCAAATGCCTTTGCAGCGTCGCCTGCCGAAGCGCGGTTTCAATTCTTTGACCCGTGCCCGCAATTACGAAGTTCGCCTGACCGATCTCGAGCGTCTGCCAGTTGAAGAGATTGATCTCCTCGCCCTGCAGGTCGCCGGTATTGTTCCGGGTGACGCTCTCTCCGCCAAGGTCATCCTGTCGGGCGCTATTGCCCGCAAGGTTATCCTCAAGGGTGTGGGTGCTACCAAGGGTGCCAAGGCCGCTATCGAAGCCGCTGGTGGCTCGGTCGTCGTCGCTGAGTAAGACAGGGAAAGGTTAGAACGTTGGCAGCAAATCCCAATACCGTTGGCAAGGGTGGCAAGTTCGGCGATCTCAAACGCCGGCTATGGTTCCTGCTTGGCGCGCTAGTTGTTTACCGCATTGGCGCCCATATTCCGGTTCCTGGGATCGACCCTAACGCGCTGGCCGATCTCTTTAATTCGCAGCAGGGTGGCATTCTGGGCATGTTCAACATGTTCTCGGGTGGTGCCTTGTCGCGATTTACGATTTTTGCTTTGGGGATCATGCCGTATATTTCGGCCTCGATCATCATGCAACTGATGAGTGTTGCCAGTCCGCAACTCGAAGCCCTTAAAAAAGAGGGTGAGGCCGGACGCCGGAAGATTACTCAATATACCCGCTACGGAACGGTGATTCTTGCCCTCTTCCAGGGGCTTGGTATTGCTGTTGCGCTTGAAGCGCAGGCCGGGCTGGTTAATGATCCGGGCTTCATGTTCCGACTGACCACCGTTTCGACCTTGCTGACAGGTACTATGTTCCTGATGTGGCTCGGCGAGCAGATCACTGAACGTGGCTTGGGTAACGGCATCTCCATTATCATTTTTGCTGGTATCGCCGCCGGCTTGCCAAGCGCAATCGGTGGTTTGCTGGAACTCGTACGAACCGGGGCAATGCACCCGCTGACCGCGCTGATTATCTGTATGTTGGTTGTTGTCGTGACTGGTTTTGTGGTGTTTGTCGAGCGCGGACAACGCAAGATACTGGTCAACTACGCCAAACGCCAGGTTGGCAACAAGATATACGGTGGTCAGAGCTCACATCTTCCACTCAAGCTGAACATGTCGGGAGTTATCCCGCCGATTTTCGCTTCTTCGATCATACTGTTCCCCGCTACCGTTGCTAATTGGTTCGGCGCTAGCGAGTCTATGCACTGGTTGAAGGATGTGGCTGGGACATTGTCTCCGGGGCAGCCGATATACGTGATGCTTTACGCTTCGGCGATCGTGTTCTTCTGCTTTTTCTATACAGCCCTTGTGTTCAACTCCAAGGAGACTGCGGACAATCTCAAGAAGAGCGGGGCATTCGTCCCGGGTATTCGTCCTGGTGAACAGACCGCGCGCTATATAGACAAGATACTGATGCGCTTGACCTTGATCGGCGCTGCCTACATCACCACGGTTTGCTTGTTGCCAGAATTTTTGATCCTCAAATGGAATGTTCCATTCTATTTCGGGGGTACCTCGCTGTTGATTATCGTCGTTGTAACCATGGATTTCATGTCCCAGGTTCAGGCATACGTGATGTCTCATCAGTACGAAAGCTTGCTGAAAAAGGCAAATTTCAAAGGCGCGCCGATGATCAAGTAATCGCTTATGGCAAAAGAGGATTACATCGAAATGCAAGGGGAGGTTGTCGAAAACCTCCCAAATGCGACCTTCAAGGTCAAGTTGGAAAATGGCCATATTGTGCTTGGGTTCATTTCCGGAAAGATGCGAATGCATTACATACGCATACTTCCAGGTGACAAAGTGACCGTGCAATTGACGCCATATGATTTAAGCAAGGCCCGGATCGTTTTCCGGGTCAAGTAAAAGAGTTCTCTACGCAATAAACCGCAGGGCAAGGAATCACGGCTGCTTCCAAGCTCTCGCAGACGAGGAGTTAAACATGAAAGTGCATCCTTCAGTTAAGCGCGTGTGTCGCAATTGCAAAGTCATCCGTCGCAAGGGTGTCGTGCGCGTCATTTGCAAGGACCCGCGTCACAAGCAGCGCCAGGGCTAATGGCTCCGGTGTCGGCATTTGTTAATTTTGAAATAGTGGAGTGATTCGATGGCCCGTATCGCAGGGGTAAACATTCCGAACCATCAGCATGCAGAGATCGCTTTGACCGCGATTTTCGGCATCGGCCGTACCCGCGCGCAAAAGATTTGCGACGCGGCCGGCATCGTTCGTTCTACCAAAATGAAAGACCTGTCCGATGCGGACATGGATCGTCTGCGTGACGAAGTCGGCAAATTCACCGTAGAAGGTGATCTGCGTCGCGAAGTCACAATGAACATCAAGCGTCTGATGGACCTCGGTTGCTACCGTGGCCTTCGCCATCGCAAAGGCTTGCCTTGCCGTGGTCAGCGCACCCGTACCAATGCTCGCACTCGCAAGGGTCCGCGCAAGGCCATTGCTGGCAAGAAGTAATAGGGACAGAACATGGCAAAGACTGCTACCAAAGTTCGCAAAAAGGTTAAAAAGAACATCGCTGAGGGCATTGCCCACATTCACGCTTCGTTCAATAACACCATCATCACCATTACCGATCGTCAGGGCAATGCACTGTCTTGGGCAACTTCCGGCGGTGCCGGCTTCCGCGGTTCGCGTAAGTCTACTCCGTTCGCTGCCCAGGTCGCTGCTGAAGCCGCTGGCAAGGCTGCTCAGGAATGTGGTGTCAAGAATCTGGAAGTTCGCATCAAGGGCCCAGGTCCTGGTCGTGAGTCTTCAGTCCGCGCATTGAACGCGCTGGGCATGAAGATCACCGCGATTTCCGACGTGACACCGGTACCGCATAACGGTTGCCGTCCGCCCAAAAAGCGCCGCATCTAAGGAGAAAGACAAGTGGCTCGTAATCTCGATCCGAAATGCCGTCAGTGCCGCCGCGAAGGCGAAAAGTTGTTCCTGAAGGGCGAAAAGTGTTTTACCGATAAGTGTGCCATTGAGCGTCGTTCTTACGCTCCTGGTCAACACGGCCAGAAGTCTGGCGCACGTTTGTCTGACTATGGTGTTCACCTGCGCGCCAAGCAGAAGATTCGCCGCGTTTACGGCGTCCTTGAAGGGCAGTTCCGCAAGACGTTTGCCGAAGCTGATCGCCGCAAGGGCCAGACCGGTGAAAACCTTCTGCAATTGCTCGAAGCACGCCTGGACTCCGTTGCCTACCGTATGGGTTTTGGTGCTTCGCGCACCGAGTCCCGTCAGATCGTTCGCCACAATGGCGTTCTGGTCAATGGCAAGCGCGTCAACATCCCTTCCTTTATCGTCAAGCCTGGTGATGTTGTCCAGTTGACCGAT contains:
- the rpsE gene encoding 30S ribosomal protein S5; translated protein: MAKPERNKKPQQAEERDDGMREKMVAVNRVTKVVKGGRILGFAALTVVGDGDGSIGMGKGKSREVPVAAQKAMEEARRKMAKVNLKNGTVHHTVMGRHGATTVMIQPAPEGTGIIAGGAMRAVFEVVGVTNVVAKAHGSTNPYNIVRATIDGLSKVNTPSEIAAKRGLSIERVLG
- the rplO gene encoding 50S ribosomal protein L15 — protein: MRLNTIKPGEGSKKAAKRVGRGIGSGLGKTCGRGHKGQKSRSGGFHKVGFEGGQMPLQRRLPKRGFNSLTRARNYEVRLTDLERLPVEEIDLLALQVAGIVPGDALSAKVILSGAIARKVILKGVGATKGAKAAIEAAGGSVVVAE
- the infA gene encoding translation initiation factor IF-1, encoding MAKEDYIEMQGEVVENLPNATFKVKLENGHIVLGFISGKMRMHYIRILPGDKVTVQLTPYDLSKARIVFRVK
- the rpmD gene encoding 50S ribosomal protein L30: MADKKIIVKLVKSIIGTKQDHRATVRGLGLRKLNSTSELVDTPSVRGMIQKVQYLVKVEG
- the rpsM gene encoding 30S ribosomal protein S13, with translation MARIAGVNIPNHQHAEIALTAIFGIGRTRAQKICDAAGIVRSTKMKDLSDADMDRLRDEVGKFTVEGDLRREVTMNIKRLMDLGCYRGLRHRKGLPCRGQRTRTNARTRKGPRKAIAGKK
- the rpsD gene encoding 30S ribosomal protein S4; this encodes MARNLDPKCRQCRREGEKLFLKGEKCFTDKCAIERRSYAPGQHGQKSGARLSDYGVHLRAKQKIRRVYGVLEGQFRKTFAEADRRKGQTGENLLQLLEARLDSVAYRMGFGASRTESRQIVRHNGVLVNGKRVNIPSFIVKPGDVVQLTDRARASLRCKAALEAAESRGFPEWISVDVKEGKGTFKAMPQRSELPATLNEGLVIELYSK
- the secY gene encoding preprotein translocase subunit SecY, with translation MAANPNTVGKGGKFGDLKRRLWFLLGALVVYRIGAHIPVPGIDPNALADLFNSQQGGILGMFNMFSGGALSRFTIFALGIMPYISASIIMQLMSVASPQLEALKKEGEAGRRKITQYTRYGTVILALFQGLGIAVALEAQAGLVNDPGFMFRLTTVSTLLTGTMFLMWLGEQITERGLGNGISIIIFAGIAAGLPSAIGGLLELVRTGAMHPLTALIICMLVVVVTGFVVFVERGQRKILVNYAKRQVGNKIYGGQSSHLPLKLNMSGVIPPIFASSIILFPATVANWFGASESMHWLKDVAGTLSPGQPIYVMLYASAIVFFCFFYTALVFNSKETADNLKKSGAFVPGIRPGEQTARYIDKILMRLTLIGAAYITTVCLLPEFLILKWNVPFYFGGTSLLIIVVVTMDFMSQVQAYVMSHQYESLLKKANFKGAPMIK
- the rpmJ gene encoding 50S ribosomal protein L36, which translates into the protein MKVHPSVKRVCRNCKVIRRKGVVRVICKDPRHKQRQG
- the rplR gene encoding 50S ribosomal protein L18, whose product is MFNKKQARLRRSRQTRAKIAELKAVRLCVNRTNQHIYAQIISPCGGKVLASASTLDKDVRNDVPNGGNKAAATSVGKLIAERAKAAGIEQVAFDRSGLQYHGRVQALAEAAREAGLKF
- the rplF gene encoding 50S ribosomal protein L6; its protein translation is MSRIGKNPIVLPAGVEVSVGADITVKGPLGTLKAITHPSVTISVEGQNVQVSKVEGAANAAAMWGTMRANINNMVTGVSKGFERKLQLVGVGYRAQAQGDVLNLSLGFSHPVAHKMPAGVKVECPTQTEILIKGADKQQVGQVAAEVRAYRKPEPYKGKGVRYSDEVVVIKETKKK
- the rpsK gene encoding 30S ribosomal protein S11 — its product is MAKTATKVRKKVKKNIAEGIAHIHASFNNTIITITDRQGNALSWATSGGAGFRGSRKSTPFAAQVAAEAAGKAAQECGVKNLEVRIKGPGPGRESSVRALNALGMKITAISDVTPVPHNGCRPPKKRRI